Proteins encoded by one window of Cloeon dipterum chromosome 4, ieCloDipt1.1, whole genome shotgun sequence:
- the Csl4 gene encoding exosome complex component CSL4, with the protein MSSTNERIICVPGQVLCASSNDHVAGQGTFERMGYIYASLAGVVKVEKKLEINIVQVQSLKEQSTVPSPGDIVTARVLIVKSRQCMCEIKCIGDITLTRPFRAVLRQEDVRATEKDRVKMYESFAPGDIILARVLPIMDVHTYQLSTAENELGVVISNSEAGVPMVPISWTEMQCPVNFTKKLRKVAKVIPENIDMDMEDNTETEKKPNIS; encoded by the exons ATGTCATCTACAAACGAAAGAATTATTTGTGTACCAG GACAAGTTCTGTGTGCCTCTTCAAACGACCACGTCGCTGGCCAGGGCACATTTGAGCGGATGGGATACATCTACGCTTCTCTGGCAGGCGTGGTCAAAGTAGAGAAAAAACTTGAg ATCAATATTGTTCAAGTGCAAAGTCTGAAGGAGCAGAGCACAGTGCCCTCCCCTGGAGACATAGTCACGGCTCGAGTTCTCATCGTCAAGTCCAGACAGTGCATGTGCGAAATCAAATGCATTGGAGACATCACCCTGACCAGGCCATTCAGGGCTGTCCTCAGACAGGAAGACGTGAGAGCGACAGAAAAGGACAGAGTCAAGATGTACGAGTCCTTCGCACCTGGAGACATTATTCTCGCTCGAGTT CTTCCTATTATGGATGTGCACACCTACCAACTGTCAACAGCAGAAAATGAGCTTGGCGTCGTCATCTCTAATAGTGAAGCTG GTGTACCAATGGTTCCTATTAGCTGGACGGAAATGCAGTGCCCTGTCAACTTCACAAAAAAGCTTAGAAAAGTTGCCAAAGTGATTCCTGAAAACATCGACATGGACATGGAAGACAACACAGAGACAGAGAAAAAGCCAAATATATCATAA
- the Vps60 gene encoding charged multivesicular body protein 5, which translates to MNRLFGKAKPKTPGPTLTDCISSVDGRAESIEKKMNMLDNELRKYKDQMKKMREGPAKNAVKQKALRILKQRKMYEQQCESLRNQSFNMEQANYATQTLKDTQTTVQAMKAGVKSMQKEFKNINIDQIEDLQDDMADMLEQADEVQEALGRSYATPEVDEDELEAELEALGDEIALDEDTSYLDAVETPNAPTREPGADSIAEQNGVLVDEFGLPKIQHAT; encoded by the exons ATGAACCGACTTTTCGGAAAGGCAAAGCCGAAAACGCCAGGACCGACTCTGACGGACTGCATTTCCAGT GTCGATGGCAGAGCTGAGTCGATTGAAAAGAAGATGAATATGCTCGATAATGAGCTTCGAAAGTACAAGGACCAGATGAAGAAAATGCGTGAAGGTCCAGCAAAGAATGCAGTCAAGCAAAAGGCTCTGCGAATCTTGAAGCAAAGGAAAAT gtATGAGCAGCAATGCGAGTCCCTCCGCAATCAGTCCTTTAACATGGAGCAGGCGAATTACGCCACCCAGACCCTCAAGGACACTCAAACTACGGTCCAGGCAATGAAGGCTGGGGTCAAGTCGATGCAGAAGGAGTTCAAGAATATCAACATTGATCAAATCGAA GATTTACAAGACGATATGGCTGATATGCTAGAGCAGGCTGACGAGGTGCAGGAGGCTCTTGGCCGCAGCTACGCCACTCCTGAGGTGGATGAGGACGAATTGGAAGCAGAACTTGAAGCCTTAGGCGATGAAATTGCCCTGGACGAGGACACAAGCTACCTTGACGCTGTCGAAACGCCGAATGCACCGACAAGGGAACCTGGAGCTGACAGCATTGCG GAGCAAAATGGAGTTCTGGTTGATGAATTTGGACTACCTAAAATCCAGCACGCTACGTAA